Proteins encoded by one window of Cheilinus undulatus linkage group 13, ASM1832078v1, whole genome shotgun sequence:
- the pak1ip1 gene encoding p21-activated protein kinase-interacting protein 1-like, with protein sequence MAAVLELIAGSYEQVTVGYRVNTDEKEWTAEADFTHHAHTASVSSVAASERFVVTGSKDETIQLYDMSKRVEHGALLHHDGTITCLEFYGTAHLLSGGEDGLVCVWSTKKWECLKSIKAHKGHVTSLSVHPSGKLALTVGTDKTLRTWNLINGRSAFIKNIKQNAQIVRWSPDGDKYVVVINDKMDIYDLQTASVTGTITNPKRISSVKFLNNSIVAIAGDDEFVRLCDIGKEKWLSEFKAHETRVKAVDSFMMEDYCVVVTASNDGFIKMWKLHLKEELESPSLLGEVNTTARLTCLAVWKPSTVQQSTEETAAGATSSKELAQELSKTKRVRIATEEVILEDESKPKKKKKKDGGKKHVAK encoded by the exons ATGGCAGCTGTACTGGAGCTGATAGCTGGGAGCTACGAACAAGTGACAGTTGGTTACCGAGTGAACACAGATGAGAAA GAATGGACAGCAGAGGCAGATTTCACCCATCACGCCCACACAGCATCTGTATCATCTGTGGCAGCCAGTGAGAGGTTTGTTGTCACAGGGAGCAAAGATGAGACTATTCAGCTTTATGACATGAGCAAGAGAGTTGAACACGGAGCTTTGCTGCATCATGACG GTACCATTACCTGCCTGGAGTTTTACGGGACAGCTCATTTACTGagtggaggagaggatggaCTCGTCTGTGTGTGGAGCACGAAGAAATGGGAGTGTCTGAAATCCATCAAAGCACACAA AGGTCATGTTACTTCGCTGTCAGTCCACCCATCAGGGAAGCTTGCACTCACAGTTGGGACAGATAAGACCCTCAG AACGTGGAATCTAATCAATGGAAGATCAGCATTTATCAAGAACATTAAACAGA ATGCACAAATCGTCAGATGGTCTCCAGATGGGGATAAATATGTGGTCgtcataaatgataaaatggaCATCTATGACCTGCAGACAGCCTCTGTGACTGGAACAATCACAAACCCAAAGAGGATCTCATCTGTTAAGTTCTTAAAT aactcCATTGTAGCCATTGCAGGAGACGATGAATTTGTGAGATTATGTGACATAGGAAAAGAGAAATGGCTTTCCGAGTTTAAAGCTCATGAAACAAG GGTCAAAGCAGTTGATAGCTTTATGATGGAGGACTACTGTGTGGTGGTGACTGCTTCAAATGATGGATTTATCAAAATGTGGAAGCTCCATCTCAAAGAG GAGCTGGAGTCACCCTCTCTCCTGGGGGAAGTGAACACAACAGCTAGACTGACGTGCCTCGCTGTGTGGAAACCATCAACAGTGCAGCAGAGCACTGAGGAAACAGCAGCTGGAGCCACATCTTCAAAAG AACTAGCTCAGGAGCTGTCAAAGACAAAGAGAGTCCGTATTGCCACAGAAGAAGTCATCCTGGAAGATGAGAGCAaaccaaaaaagaagaagaaaaaggatgGTGGGAAAAAGCACGTagcaaaataa
- the LOC121520361 gene encoding transmembrane protein 14C-like isoform X1 — MLEAKTGGDMAVDWIGFIYAALVSTGGIMGYMKAGSVTSLAAGLLFGLLAAVGAYLISQNPRNVWLSIGTSGTLAVVMGLRFFNSGKFMPAGFMTLASGLMLLRIILMLKRPHRS; from the exons ATGCTTGAAGCCAAAACTGGTGGAG ACATGGCTGTGGACTGGATTGGCTTCATTTATGCTGCTCTGGTGTCAACAGGAGGGATCATGGGTTACATGAAAGCAG gTAGTGTCACTTCTCTGGCTGCAGGGCTCCTGTTCGGCCTGCTGGCTGCTGTTGGTGCTTATCTGATATCTCAAAATCCCAGGAATGTCTGGCTGTCAATAG gCACCTCGGGAACTCTGGCTGTGGTGATGGGACTGCGGTTTTTTAACTCTGGGAAGTTCATGCCTGCTGGATTTATGACTTTGGCAAG tggcCTGATGCTGTTGAGAATCATCTTGATGCTAAAGAGACCACATCGATCTTaa
- the LOC121520361 gene encoding transmembrane protein 14C-like isoform X2: MAVDWIGFIYAALVSTGGIMGYMKAGSVTSLAAGLLFGLLAAVGAYLISQNPRNVWLSIGTSGTLAVVMGLRFFNSGKFMPAGFMTLASGLMLLRIILMLKRPHRS; the protein is encoded by the exons ATGGCTGTGGACTGGATTGGCTTCATTTATGCTGCTCTGGTGTCAACAGGAGGGATCATGGGTTACATGAAAGCAG gTAGTGTCACTTCTCTGGCTGCAGGGCTCCTGTTCGGCCTGCTGGCTGCTGTTGGTGCTTATCTGATATCTCAAAATCCCAGGAATGTCTGGCTGTCAATAG gCACCTCGGGAACTCTGGCTGTGGTGATGGGACTGCGGTTTTTTAACTCTGGGAAGTTCATGCCTGCTGGATTTATGACTTTGGCAAG tggcCTGATGCTGTTGAGAATCATCTTGATGCTAAAGAGACCACATCGATCTTaa